In Neisseria brasiliensis, the following proteins share a genomic window:
- a CDS encoding ShlB/FhaC/HecB family hemolysin secretion/activation protein, translated as MSAFHFSSSCRSLMLPFALLATTAMPALADERQAGLIQQEQARQEQQRLRQLEQQMQSAPDVRLDRTAEAVSSLLLPQNELPCFTVHDISLVGDSANKFQFALNKAIKQSGFKPGMCLGAQGINHIMTLAQNAIIERGYTSTRILAAPQDLNSGKLVLTVMAGKIGRIRFDESHAAATHVGRITAFQNEFPSASDGLLNLRDLEQGLENLKRIPTAEADIQIVPSETPNVTDVVVQWRQRTLPYRFTLGFDNSGSKATGRYQGNATFSADNPFGLSDLFYASYSHDLGTRSAETDSDGHTVKGGTNGYAFHYSVPFGKWLWSWNHSYYRYHQAVAGDSEIYDYNGKSWNSDVGVSRLLYRDARRKTHAAFKLWQRETQSFINDAEIEVQRRRTAGWSANLNHKEYIGQATLNLGLGYKRGTGRNNSLSAPEEAFGEGTSRMKILTADAGVNLPFQLGKQNLTFDSNLHAQWNKTPLTPLDKISIGNRYTVRGFDGETTLSAERGWYWRNDLSWHYQPNHQFYLRMDTGHVSGRSAEYLLGQSLTGAAVGARGQVKAGGQFFYDVFVGKPIKKPEHFRTANTTVGINLNYSF; from the coding sequence ATGTCCGCCTTTCACTTTTCTTCAAGCTGCCGTTCATTGATGTTGCCGTTCGCTTTGCTGGCAACTACGGCTATGCCGGCTCTGGCTGATGAACGACAAGCAGGTCTGATTCAGCAAGAACAAGCCCGGCAGGAGCAGCAACGTCTCCGCCAACTTGAGCAGCAAATGCAGTCTGCCCCGGATGTGCGCTTAGACCGAACCGCAGAAGCCGTTTCCTCATTGCTGCTTCCTCAAAACGAATTGCCCTGTTTCACCGTTCACGATATTTCTTTGGTTGGCGATTCTGCAAACAAATTCCAATTTGCACTGAATAAAGCCATCAAACAATCCGGTTTCAAGCCCGGGATGTGTTTGGGTGCACAAGGCATTAACCACATCATGACTTTGGCGCAAAATGCAATTATCGAGCGCGGTTACACCTCCACGCGTATTTTGGCGGCACCGCAGGACTTGAACAGCGGCAAGCTGGTCTTGACGGTTATGGCGGGCAAGATCGGCCGCATCCGTTTTGATGAAAGCCATGCCGCAGCAACCCATGTCGGTCGGATTACCGCATTTCAAAACGAATTTCCTTCTGCTTCAGACGGCCTGTTGAATCTGCGTGATTTGGAACAGGGTTTGGAAAACCTCAAGCGTATTCCGACGGCTGAGGCAGATATTCAAATTGTGCCGTCTGAAACGCCGAATGTCACTGATGTGGTGGTGCAGTGGCGGCAACGTACCCTACCTTATCGTTTTACTTTGGGTTTTGATAATTCAGGCAGCAAAGCCACCGGTCGTTATCAAGGCAATGCGACTTTCTCTGCCGATAATCCGTTTGGTCTGAGTGATTTGTTTTATGCCTCGTATAGCCATGATTTGGGTACGCGGTCGGCAGAAACGGATTCAGACGGTCATACGGTTAAAGGTGGAACCAATGGGTATGCCTTCCATTATTCAGTACCGTTCGGCAAATGGTTATGGTCTTGGAACCACAGCTACTACCGTTATCATCAGGCGGTGGCTGGTGATTCGGAGATATATGACTACAACGGTAAAAGCTGGAACAGCGATGTTGGCGTGAGCCGCCTGCTTTACCGTGATGCCCGCCGTAAAACCCACGCTGCATTCAAATTGTGGCAACGTGAAACGCAAAGCTTTATCAATGATGCGGAAATCGAAGTGCAACGCCGCCGCACGGCCGGTTGGTCTGCCAATTTAAACCATAAGGAATACATCGGCCAAGCCACACTGAACTTGGGCTTGGGTTACAAGCGTGGCACGGGGCGGAACAACAGCCTGTCTGCGCCCGAAGAAGCCTTTGGTGAAGGCACATCCCGCATGAAAATCCTCACTGCCGATGCCGGTGTCAATCTGCCGTTTCAGTTAGGCAAACAGAATCTTACGTTCGACAGTAATCTTCATGCGCAATGGAATAAAACGCCATTGACACCTTTGGACAAAATTTCTATCGGCAACCGTTATACCGTTCGTGGTTTTGACGGCGAAACGACCTTATCCGCCGAGCGCGGCTGGTATTGGCGCAATGATTTGTCTTGGCACTATCAACCTAATCATCAGTTTTATCTGAGGATGGATACCGGCCATGTTTCCGGCCGTTCTGCCGAATATTTACTGGGGCAAAGTTTGACCGGTGCAGCCGTAGGTGCACGCGGTCAGGTTAAGGCGGGCGGACAGTTCTTCTATGACGTTTTCGTGGGTAAACCCATTAAAAAGCCCGAACATTTCCGTACTGCCAACACGACTGTCGGCATCAATCTGAATTACAGTTTCTAA
- a CDS encoding two-partner secretion domain-containing protein, whose translation MNKTCYKVIFNKKRGMMMAVAENTTRDGKNVQDSEAAVSDGLSQGAAKFQMHTAAFSVLLAVGSAVMVPAYAAGISADKSAPLSQQPTVLQTANGLPQVNIQTPTAGGVSVNQYRQFDVDKRGAILNNSRSNVQTQQAGWIQGNPWLARGEAKVIVNQVNSVNPSLLNGYVEVAGRRADVVLANPAGIQVNGAGFINASGVTLTTGKPLFDNGNLTGFQVRDGNIAVNGGGLDTSSADYTRILARAAQINAGVWAKDLSVVSGSNDVAADGSHTQVSDGRPAPAVAIDTAQLGGMYANKITLVSTDKGSAIHHAGQAFATAGGVTLSADGKIGNSGSIVASGQTPSGQGSAVSINAADFINSGSVSSQGKTAIQSPKVSNSGLITSSDELNIRTQNLDNSQTLQAARFDIETGRLNNSGNMAQTGLQSLTIEADKLNNSGLIGYAEQDHASGKGSKASPAAPAAPTTATGAGSTQSQSQTAAAPLNLAQGRLKVSDGLDNSGNLTANDGIELSTQNSLANSGKLHLGKLNAQGALLDNREGEIITRQAEITAQTLDNRQGKLTTTETLAIRNQTTDNREGSLQSGGSLAAAVQTLDNSNGQLTVNQEADIKAASLLNPNGQIDTGRLKAEAVRLDNTSGKIRSDEMTELKVSDGLNNQSGLIGSAKNIRIHDGNQQTLTLNNASGEILAGQNLDIQAQTLAKQGTLAANQNLSLKLKDSFTAEQDIRAGQGLHISSEGDLNNSYTLEGGRFVLLEAENINHTSTGVIQSGSDTRLKADNITNRGLINSNGLTLLEAGDTVLNIGTGRVYGDWVGVEAGKLVNKEETANGETKAATIAAREHLAVGAKEIVNQEHAKLNSEGSLSIGGSLDEQHQAQGMADRLVNASATIEAGGNARIAAKTLENPNKHFELEEYLAETSEQIKEYAPEGEAVRYREGRDGTFDNSRGEKDQKTAGFHFPDGSQVEAEHWNVWDYHTKTYRQRIKTSKPAEILVGGNLTAVGSRWLNSDSRILIDGNLDSDGLEENINNQGTKGQGRVETVGRQHLSTWEKRWYDKKRRPRRVEREHTAYNPVSTFSHDLDNPALKYQENASLAKPQSLTETATPNPTTVTHGGSTPAPIKTLNTDTKLPTSSLYAVNPANPSYLVETDPAFTNYKQWLGSDYMLNALKLDPSSMHKRLGDGYYEQKLVNEQVARLTGYRRLDGYSNDEEQFKALMEAGITFAREQQLTPGIRLSAEQIARLTSDIVWLETQTLTLIDGSTVDVLAPKVYLTVKPGDINAHGGLISADKLAMDGTGSIINSGTLAGRKIVDLAVTDITNSGVVQGGKVRLRGQDVNIEGGTVEADTLLAVEADRIRVASTTVTGGDERNGQTQIDRVAGLYVNNASDGLLSLKANESINFVAANLRNEAAKGQTQIVSDGRIDLGTAKLESHSKRGELSDRNHRHVTQTSEAGTTISAAGDILISAKDDLSIRQGSIASDEGSVSLYGRNVSITEGRQTLDLDESVYSKSRGFASKKSSLDQYRRRHDEAVGSEISGAQVLIAADNDLTVRGSNVVSDGLTLLTAGNDADITAAQSSYHDSEFHQTKKSGLMGSGGIGFTIGSKKDAADSGSRTLVNHGSTVGSLTGDTVISAAQNYRQTGSTVSAPEGDVLIRARNIDIEAAQDTYATDYQHTFEQKGLTVAVNVPVVQAVQSAVAAAKTVGQSKNDRVNAMAAANTAWQTRQLLAKESHPANLKGLSDTAAALSDGDLKSAADAANISVSFTYGQQKNTDQSHTEGTTAQGSQVIGGGQVSLMADEGRLNITGSDVAGKEGTLLRAQDIVLQSAEQHHSERSDNRSSGWNAGVAVALQSGKPAVGFTVGGNRGKGYGNGDDVTHRHSRIGDADGHTVIQSSVDTTLKGAQVSGKGIALTARNLNIESVQDSAVYRSRQQNISGSVTVGYGASASADYNRSKTNADHLSVTEQSGLFAGDDGFQVNVKNHTDLKGGMITSSEAAEQNGKNRFQTATLNQSDIHNHSRYDADGFGIGVSATLSGQTLGQKAPEAGSHIQNVAGKNSIGSTLGYGSDGDSQSSFTKSGIGTRNIVIGNDTDGTQAASVYTATRSETAEANSGRLNNVFDKEKVQNEIDLQRSVSQDFSRNVQEARTEINRKVDNHKELAKAAENEAAQALQNGDLATYREAVQTANEHHQKADDWQKGGVALAAVATGLSAPTDSALGIAAATASPAAAYQIGQYFKGVAAQNSDGQLTAAQETARAVAHGVIAAATSAAGDHNALTAAISAGGAEAAAPYVSRWLYGEKDGSKLTAEQKQTVSSILSLGGVAVGAAAGGSGSDWVAGGQAAQTAVENNTAAARHVRRQQRIELTADATDELFSLLTGNLSDIKQSWAQLSRELQYEKLLETQQQLERLGYRVPLVRILDRNGNSVVDLEASRKNMSYAVSRLNNASQSEKAAFNEAKRSGHILKNDKPLAVRFVTYRDPARNINDRAVEYLYQNTKGEYVVLQRHHLGHMYLVTDSGNLIDTNSSQPAHWNVRHYSKEMKINPTIWESQAEASLVSNSLSRSQYGEPISYPKNRNVPDHIPYKRTK comes from the coding sequence ATGAACAAAACCTGCTACAAAGTTATCTTCAATAAAAAGCGCGGCATGATGATGGCCGTTGCCGAAAACACCACCCGCGACGGTAAAAACGTGCAAGACAGCGAAGCGGCTGTTTCAGACGGCCTCTCGCAAGGTGCTGCCAAGTTTCAAATGCACACGGCGGCGTTTTCGGTGTTGCTGGCGGTCGGTTCGGCCGTGATGGTACCGGCCTATGCCGCAGGGATTTCGGCGGACAAGTCCGCGCCTTTGAGCCAACAACCCACCGTTTTACAGACGGCCAATGGGCTGCCGCAAGTCAACATCCAAACCCCGACCGCAGGCGGTGTGTCGGTCAACCAATACCGCCAATTCGACGTGGACAAACGCGGTGCCATCTTGAACAACAGCCGCAGCAATGTGCAGACGCAGCAGGCCGGTTGGATACAGGGTAATCCGTGGCTGGCGCGCGGCGAAGCCAAGGTGATTGTGAATCAGGTCAACAGCGTCAATCCGTCGCTGCTGAACGGTTATGTGGAAGTGGCGGGTCGTCGTGCCGATGTGGTATTGGCCAATCCTGCCGGTATTCAGGTAAACGGCGCAGGTTTTATCAATGCGTCGGGGGTAACGCTCACCACGGGTAAGCCGTTGTTTGACAATGGCAATCTCACCGGCTTCCAAGTGCGTGACGGCAATATCGCCGTCAACGGCGGCGGTTTGGACACTTCAAGTGCCGACTACACCCGCATTTTGGCTCGTGCCGCGCAAATCAATGCCGGTGTATGGGCAAAAGATTTAAGCGTGGTATCGGGCAGCAACGATGTGGCGGCGGACGGCAGCCACACCCAAGTTTCAGACGGCCGCCCTGCTCCTGCTGTGGCCATCGACACCGCACAACTGGGCGGCATGTATGCCAACAAAATTACGCTGGTTTCTACCGACAAAGGCTCGGCCATTCATCATGCCGGCCAAGCCTTTGCCACGGCTGGCGGCGTGACCCTGAGTGCCGACGGCAAAATCGGCAACAGCGGCAGCATTGTCGCTAGCGGTCAAACCCCAAGCGGGCAAGGTTCGGCAGTTTCAATAAACGCGGCCGACTTTATTAACAGCGGCAGCGTATCATCTCAAGGCAAAACCGCGATTCAAAGCCCGAAAGTCAGCAACAGCGGTCTGATCACCTCATCCGACGAACTGAATATCCGCACGCAAAACCTCGACAACAGCCAAACCCTGCAGGCTGCCCGTTTCGACATCGAAACCGGCCGTCTGAACAACAGCGGCAATATGGCGCAAACCGGCTTGCAAAGCCTCACTATTGAAGCCGACAAATTGAACAACAGCGGTTTAATCGGTTATGCCGAGCAAGACCATGCTTCCGGCAAGGGCAGCAAAGCCTCCCCTGCTGCACCCGCCGCGCCGACCACCGCAACCGGCGCGGGTTCTACCCAAAGTCAAAGCCAAACCGCAGCCGCGCCACTCAATCTTGCCCAAGGCCGTTTAAAAGTTTCAGACGGCCTGGACAACAGCGGCAACCTTACCGCCAACGACGGCATCGAATTAAGCACGCAAAACAGCCTGGCCAACAGCGGCAAACTGCATTTGGGCAAGCTCAATGCCCAAGGCGCATTGCTGGACAACCGCGAAGGCGAAATCATCACCCGCCAAGCCGAGATTACCGCGCAAACATTGGACAACCGCCAAGGTAAACTCACCACCACCGAAACCCTCGCCATCCGCAACCAAACCACCGATAACCGCGAAGGGAGCCTGCAATCCGGGGGCAGCTTGGCTGCGGCCGTCCAAACCTTAGACAATAGCAACGGCCAACTCACCGTTAACCAGGAAGCCGATATCAAAGCCGCTTCCCTGCTCAATCCAAACGGCCAAATCGATACAGGCCGTCTGAAAGCCGAAGCTGTCCGTCTGGACAATACCTCAGGCAAAATCCGCAGCGATGAAATGACCGAACTCAAGGTTTCAGACGGCCTCAACAACCAAAGCGGCCTGATCGGTTCCGCCAAAAACATCCGCATCCACGACGGCAATCAGCAAACCTTAACGCTGAACAACGCCTCGGGCGAAATCCTGGCTGGGCAAAACCTCGATATCCAAGCCCAAACACTCGCCAAGCAAGGCACGCTGGCCGCCAATCAAAACCTGTCGCTCAAGCTCAAAGACAGCTTTACCGCCGAACAAGACATCCGCGCCGGACAAGGTTTGCACATCAGCAGCGAAGGCGACCTCAACAACAGCTACACGCTGGAAGGCGGCCGCTTTGTACTCTTGGAAGCTGAAAACATCAACCATACCTCTACCGGTGTCATCCAATCCGGCAGTGATACCCGTCTTAAAGCCGACAATATTACCAACCGTGGTCTAATCAACAGCAACGGCTTAACGCTTTTAGAAGCGGGCGATACCGTATTGAACATCGGTACCGGCCGCGTGTATGGTGACTGGGTGGGCGTTGAAGCAGGCAAACTGGTAAATAAAGAAGAAACGGCCAATGGCGAAACCAAAGCCGCCACCATTGCCGCGCGCGAGCATTTGGCCGTGGGGGCGAAGGAGATTGTGAATCAGGAGCATGCCAAGCTGAACAGCGAAGGCAGCCTGAGCATCGGCGGCAGCTTGGATGAGCAGCATCAGGCGCAAGGCATGGCCGACCGTTTGGTGAATGCCAGTGCTACGATTGAAGCCGGTGGGAATGCACGAATCGCAGCGAAAACTCTGGAAAACCCGAACAAACACTTCGAATTGGAAGAATATCTGGCGGAAACCAGCGAGCAAATCAAAGAATACGCACCAGAGGGAGAGGCTGTCCGTTATCGTGAAGGCAGGGATGGGACGTTTGATAATTCGCGCGGTGAAAAAGACCAAAAGACCGCCGGCTTTCATTTCCCGGATGGCAGCCAAGTTGAAGCCGAACATTGGAATGTATGGGATTACCATACCAAAACATATCGTCAGCGGATTAAAACAAGCAAACCAGCGGAAATTCTGGTTGGCGGCAATCTGACTGCTGTGGGCAGCCGCTGGCTGAACTCAGACAGCCGCATATTGATTGACGGTAATTTGGATTCAGACGGCCTAGAGGAAAACATCAACAATCAAGGCACAAAAGGGCAAGGCCGAGTAGAAACCGTCGGACGGCAACACCTTTCTACATGGGAAAAGCGTTGGTATGACAAAAAACGCCGGCCACGTCGCGTAGAACGAGAGCATACCGCGTATAACCCTGTAAGCACCTTCAGTCACGATTTAGATAATCCGGCTCTTAAATATCAGGAAAATGCCTCACTGGCCAAACCTCAAAGCCTGACGGAAACCGCCACTCCAAACCCAACCACCGTTACCCACGGTGGCAGCACCCCTGCGCCCATTAAAACCCTCAACACCGATACCAAGCTGCCCACATCCAGCCTGTATGCCGTCAACCCGGCTAATCCGTCGTATCTGGTCGAAACCGATCCTGCCTTTACCAACTACAAACAATGGCTGGGCAGCGATTATATGCTCAACGCCCTCAAACTCGACCCAAGCAGCATGCACAAACGCCTGGGCGACGGCTATTACGAGCAAAAACTGGTGAACGAGCAAGTCGCCCGCTTAACCGGCTACCGCCGCCTCGACGGCTACAGCAACGACGAAGAGCAGTTCAAAGCCCTGATGGAAGCCGGCATCACCTTTGCCCGCGAGCAGCAGCTCACGCCGGGTATCCGCCTTTCCGCCGAACAAATCGCCCGTTTGACCAGCGACATCGTCTGGTTGGAAACACAAACCCTCACCTTAATCGACGGCAGCACGGTGGATGTGTTGGCACCCAAAGTCTACCTCACCGTCAAACCCGGCGACATCAACGCCCACGGCGGCTTAATCAGTGCCGACAAGCTGGCGATGGACGGCACGGGCAGCATCATCAACAGCGGTACGCTGGCCGGACGCAAAATCGTTGATTTGGCCGTTACCGACATCACCAACAGCGGTGTGGTTCAAGGCGGTAAAGTACGCTTACGCGGCCAAGACGTGAACATCGAAGGCGGCACCGTTGAAGCCGACACGCTCCTTGCCGTTGAAGCCGACCGCATTCGCGTTGCCTCCACCACCGTCACCGGTGGAGATGAGCGCAACGGTCAAACCCAAATCGACCGTGTGGCCGGTTTGTATGTCAACAACGCTTCAGACGGCCTCTTAAGCCTCAAAGCCAACGAAAGCATCAACTTTGTGGCGGCCAACCTGCGCAACGAAGCGGCCAAGGGCCAAACCCAAATCGTTTCAGACGGCCGCATCGATTTAGGCACCGCCAAGCTCGAGTCACACAGTAAACGGGGAGAATTGAGCGACCGCAACCACCGCCACGTTACCCAAACTTCTGAAGCCGGTACCACCATCAGCGCGGCGGGCGATATCCTGATTTCGGCCAAAGATGATTTAAGCATCCGCCAAGGCAGCATCGCCAGCGATGAAGGCAGCGTTTCCCTCTACGGCCGCAACGTCAGCATCACCGAAGGCCGCCAAACATTGGATTTGGACGAATCGGTTTACAGCAAATCTCGCGGTTTTGCTTCCAAAAAATCCAGCCTCGACCAATACCGCCGCCGGCATGACGAGGCCGTTGGCAGCGAAATCAGCGGCGCCCAAGTGCTGATTGCAGCCGATAACGATTTAACCGTCCGCGGCAGTAACGTGGTTTCAGACGGCCTCACGCTATTGACGGCAGGCAATGATGCCGACATCACCGCCGCACAAAGCAGCTATCACGACAGCGAATTCCACCAAACCAAAAAATCCGGCCTGATGGGCTCGGGCGGCATCGGTTTCACGATCGGCAGCAAAAAAGACGCCGCCGACAGCGGCAGCCGAACGTTGGTGAATCACGGTTCGACCGTCGGCAGTTTAACCGGCGACACCGTCATTTCCGCCGCACAAAACTACCGCCAAACCGGCTCGACCGTCTCCGCGCCCGAAGGCGACGTATTGATTCGTGCGCGCAACATCGACATCGAAGCGGCGCAGGATACTTACGCCACCGACTACCAACATACCTTCGAACAAAAAGGGCTGACCGTAGCGGTGAACGTCCCCGTCGTTCAGGCCGTACAAAGCGCGGTGGCGGCCGCCAAAACCGTCGGCCAAAGCAAAAACGACCGCGTCAACGCTATGGCCGCGGCCAATACCGCATGGCAGACACGTCAGTTGTTGGCCAAAGAAAGCCACCCGGCCAACCTGAAAGGTTTGTCGGACACCGCCGCCGCCCTATCCGACGGCGATTTGAAATCCGCCGCCGACGCCGCCAACATCAGCGTCTCCTTTACCTACGGCCAACAAAAAAACACCGACCAAAGCCATACCGAAGGCACCACCGCCCAAGGCAGCCAAGTCATCGGCGGCGGCCAAGTCAGCCTGATGGCCGACGAAGGCCGTCTGAACATCACCGGCTCCGACGTGGCCGGTAAAGAAGGTACCCTGCTGCGCGCCCAAGACATCGTGTTGCAATCGGCCGAACAACACCACAGCGAACGCAGCGACAACCGCAGCAGCGGCTGGAATGCCGGGGTAGCCGTCGCATTGCAAAGCGGCAAACCGGCTGTCGGCTTTACCGTCGGCGGCAACCGCGGCAAAGGTTACGGCAACGGTGATGACGTGACCCACCGCCACAGCCGCATCGGCGATGCCGACGGCCATACCGTGATCCAAAGCAGCGTCGACACCACCCTGAAAGGCGCACAGGTCAGCGGCAAAGGCATCGCCCTCACTGCCCGAAACCTCAATATCGAAAGCGTACAAGACAGCGCCGTTTACCGCAGCCGCCAACAAAACATCAGCGGCTCGGTCACCGTCGGTTACGGCGCATCCGCGAGTGCCGATTACAACCGAAGCAAAACCAACGCCGACCACCTCAGCGTTACCGAACAATCCGGCCTCTTCGCCGGCGACGACGGCTTCCAAGTGAATGTGAAAAACCATACCGACTTAAAAGGCGGTATGATTACTTCTTCCGAAGCCGCCGAGCAAAACGGCAAAAACCGCTTTCAGACGGCCACCCTCAACCAAAGCGACATTCACAACCACAGCCGCTATGACGCCGACGGTTTCGGCATCGGCGTATCGGCTACGCTCAGCGGTCAGACACTGGGGCAAAAAGCGCCCGAAGCCGGCAGCCATATTCAAAACGTTGCCGGTAAAAACAGCATCGGCAGCACCCTCGGCTACGGCAGCGACGGCGACAGCCAAAGCAGCTTCACCAAGAGCGGCATCGGAACGCGCAACATCGTCATCGGCAACGACACCGACGGCACACAGGCAGCATCGGTTTACACCGCCACCCGCAGCGAAACCGCCGAAGCCAACTCAGGCCGTCTGAACAATGTGTTTGATAAAGAGAAGGTTCAGAACGAGATTGATTTGCAGCGCAGTGTGAGTCAGGATTTCAGCAGAAATGTGCAGGAAGCCAGAACCGAAATCAACCGCAAAGTTGACAATCATAAAGAATTGGCCAAAGCAGCAGAAAACGAAGCCGCCCAAGCATTGCAAAACGGCGATTTGGCCACCTACCGCGAAGCCGTACAAACCGCCAACGAGCACCATCAAAAAGCCGACGATTGGCAAAAAGGCGGCGTAGCCCTAGCTGCCGTGGCCACAGGTTTGAGCGCACCGACCGACAGCGCATTGGGTATCGCCGCCGCCACCGCCAGCCCTGCCGCCGCCTACCAAATCGGCCAATACTTTAAAGGCGTAGCCGCTCAAAATTCAGACGGCCAATTAACCGCCGCACAAGAAACCGCCCGCGCAGTGGCCCACGGCGTCATCGCTGCGGCCACTTCAGCAGCCGGAGACCACAACGCCCTCACCGCCGCAATCAGCGCAGGAGGCGCAGAAGCCGCCGCGCCGTATGTAAGCCGATGGCTGTATGGCGAGAAAGACGGCAGTAAATTAACCGCCGAGCAGAAGCAGACGGTTTCGAGCATCCTGAGCTTGGGCGGAGTGGCGGTAGGTGCGGCTGCAGGCGGCTCGGGATCGGACTGGGTAGCCGGCGGGCAGGCTGCGCAGACGGCAGTGGAGAATAACACAGCAGCAGCGAGACATGTCCGAAGACAACAACGGATTGAACTGACTGCGGATGCTACAGATGAATTATTTAGTTTGTTGACAGGAAATCTCAGCGACATTAAACAATCATGGGCACAATTAAGTAGGGAATTACAATACGAGAAATTACTTGAGACACAGCAGCAATTGGAGCGATTGGGCTATCGAGTACCTTTGGTAAGAATATTGGATAGAAATGGTAATTCCGTTGTTGACTTAGAGGCGAGCAGAAAGAATATGTCCTATGCTGTATCTAGGTTGAACAATGCTTCTCAATCTGAAAAAGCGGCATTTAATGAAGCTAAAAGGTCTGGGCATATTTTGAAAAATGATAAGCCGTTGGCTGTGAGATTTGTAACTTATAGGGATCCAGCTCGTAATATAAATGATCGTGCTGTTGAATATCTTTATCAAAATACTAAAGGTGAATATGTTGTACTTCAAAGACATCATTTGGGGCATATGTATCTGGTAACGGATAGTGGAAATTTAATTGACACCAACTCATCCCAGCCTGCACATTGGAATGTTCGTCATTATTCTAAGGAAATGAAAATCAACCCTACTATTTGGGAAAGCCAAGCTGAAGCTAGTTTAGTTTCCAACTCTCTATCTCGTAGTCAATATGGTGAGCCAATAAGCTATCCTAAGAATCGTAACGTTCCAGACCATATTCCATATAAAAGGACAAAATAA
- a CDS encoding ribonuclease domain-containing protein: MKKGWKPGKALNNTVPGGQLGGDIFANATNILPSKGGRIWYEADIGITNTMSSKP, from the coding sequence ATGAAAAAAGGTTGGAAACCTGGTAAAGCTCTAAATAATACTGTACCAGGTGGACAATTAGGAGGAGATATTTTCGCAAATGCAACTAATATTTTACCTTCAAAAGGTGGAAGAATATGGTATGAAGCTGATATTGGAATAACAAATACAATGTCTAGCAAGCCGTAG